In a genomic window of Gloeocapsopsis dulcis:
- a CDS encoding peptidoglycan D,D-transpeptidase FtsI family protein, with protein sequence MPTFPPGSFDRRRRTVVPMDTQRTKPRKKARKTLNKPLKRTTIPYCRLILVWGVLFVSSLILAGNLYHLQVVHSSDLLRRARQQQTTYVNPYIPRRQVVDRNENVLAIDRQVYTLYVHPNQFKSDSEAETVATNVAKVLARPTADLTDLFIDGFKNKKSGIRLAPALSEEIADKLKKLQANGLDLVREYSRLYPQENVVADVVGYVNIDRRGQAGIEYSQEKLLERSAQTVKFRKTGNGALLSDLIPEGFVHRDDWKLQLTLDTRLQRAARVALREQMQKFSAKRGGVIVMDVQDGSILSLVSEPSYNPNEYFNSDVNFFRNWLLADLYEPGSTFKPINIAIALEEQIIQPNDVFPDPDVIKVGGWSIRNAEKENNVALSITGILQHSSNVGMVQVMQRLKPDVYYSWLQKLGIGKTVGIDLPFEARGQLKNKAKFVSSPIEPATASFGQGFSLTPIQLVQLHAALANGGKLVTPHVVRGLIDSQGQLQEQPSLPQLRTVFSPKTTKTLVEMLEAVVLQGSGKASQVPGYRIGGKTGTAQKAYANSRGYRSGAVITSFVGMMPIEAPRYVVLAIVDEPKGIAYGSTVAAPIVKSVMDSLISIERIPPKPTPQVSPSP encoded by the coding sequence ATGCCTACTTTCCCTCCTGGTAGCTTTGACCGCAGGCGTCGTACAGTAGTACCAATGGACACTCAGCGCACAAAACCTCGAAAAAAAGCCAGGAAGACGCTGAATAAACCCCTAAAACGGACTACGATACCTTACTGTCGGTTGATACTCGTGTGGGGTGTATTGTTTGTTAGTAGTTTGATACTTGCGGGCAACTTGTATCATCTCCAAGTTGTACATTCATCAGATTTGCTGAGAAGGGCGCGGCAGCAACAGACTACCTATGTAAATCCCTATATTCCTCGCCGCCAAGTTGTCGATCGCAACGAAAACGTCTTGGCGATTGATCGTCAGGTATACACGCTATACGTTCATCCGAATCAGTTTAAAAGTGATTCAGAAGCAGAAACTGTCGCCACTAATGTCGCGAAAGTTTTGGCTCGTCCGACGGCGGATCTCACGGATTTGTTCATTGATGGATTTAAGAATAAGAAAAGTGGTATTCGGCTAGCGCCAGCTTTGTCAGAAGAAATTGCAGATAAGCTCAAAAAGCTGCAAGCAAATGGCTTAGATTTAGTTCGAGAGTACTCGCGTTTGTATCCTCAAGAGAATGTCGTTGCAGATGTTGTTGGCTATGTTAATATCGACCGTCGCGGTCAGGCAGGAATAGAGTATAGTCAGGAGAAATTACTTGAGCGCTCAGCACAAACAGTCAAGTTTAGAAAAACTGGTAACGGGGCATTACTCAGCGATCTCATTCCTGAGGGCTTTGTACATCGTGATGATTGGAAACTGCAACTCACCCTTGACACCCGATTACAGCGTGCTGCACGGGTTGCGTTGAGAGAACAAATGCAAAAATTTAGTGCCAAGCGTGGTGGCGTGATTGTGATGGATGTTCAGGATGGTTCGATCCTGAGTTTAGTTTCTGAGCCTTCTTACAATCCCAATGAGTATTTCAACTCTGACGTAAACTTTTTTAGAAATTGGTTACTTGCAGATCTTTACGAACCTGGCTCTACTTTTAAGCCAATAAATATCGCGATCGCCCTAGAAGAGCAAATCATTCAACCCAATGATGTCTTCCCCGATCCCGACGTTATCAAAGTTGGTGGCTGGTCAATCCGCAATGCAGAAAAAGAGAACAACGTCGCCCTATCTATTACCGGAATCTTGCAACACTCCAGCAACGTCGGCATGGTGCAAGTTATGCAACGCCTCAAGCCCGATGTGTACTATAGTTGGCTGCAAAAGCTGGGGATAGGGAAAACTGTAGGTATAGATCTTCCCTTTGAAGCACGAGGTCAGTTAAAAAATAAAGCGAAATTTGTTTCTTCTCCAATTGAACCGGCAACTGCTTCTTTCGGTCAAGGATTTTCACTCACACCAATTCAGCTTGTCCAACTTCATGCTGCTTTAGCTAATGGCGGTAAGTTAGTCACACCTCATGTTGTACGGGGACTAATAGACAGCCAGGGTCAGCTTCAAGAGCAACCTAGTCTACCGCAACTTAGAACAGTTTTCTCACCAAAAACGACAAAAACTCTGGTTGAGATGTTAGAAGCCGTGGTGCTTCAAGGCAGCGGTAAAGCATCGCAAGTGCCAGGATACCGAATTGGTGGCAAAACTGGTACAGCGCAAAAAGCTTACGCAAACAGTCGCGGCTATCGCAGTGGTGCTGTTATTACAAGTTTTGTGGGTATGATGCCGATAGAAGCTCCGCGTTACGTCGTCCTAGCAATTGTGGACGAACCCAAAGGAATTGCCTACGGTTCGACGGTTGCAGCTCCTATTGTTAAGTCAGTTATGGACTCACTAATTTCTATCGAACGCATTCCCCCAAAACCAACACCTCAAGTATCCCCTAGTCCGTAA
- the clpP gene encoding ATP-dependent Clp endopeptidase proteolytic subunit ClpP, whose amino-acid sequence MIPIVIEQSGRGERAFDIYSRLLRERIIFLGQQIDANLANLIVAQLLFLDAEDSEKDIYLYINSPGGSVSAGMGIFDTMNHIRPEVCTICTGLAASMGAFLLSAGAKGKRMSLPNARIMIHQPLGGAQGQATDIEIQAKEILYHKRRLNEYLAAHTGQPMERIELDTERDFFMSPDEAQSYGLIDQVIKRTSVSNRPVAVAN is encoded by the coding sequence ATGATTCCTATTGTTATTGAACAATCAGGTCGCGGTGAACGTGCCTTCGATATTTACTCTCGATTGTTGCGCGAGCGGATTATTTTTTTAGGACAACAAATCGATGCCAATTTGGCAAACTTGATTGTTGCCCAGCTCTTATTTCTTGATGCAGAGGACTCAGAAAAAGACATTTATCTGTACATCAACTCTCCTGGCGGTTCTGTGTCAGCAGGAATGGGAATTTTTGATACGATGAACCACATTCGACCGGAGGTTTGTACAATTTGTACCGGACTCGCGGCAAGTATGGGGGCTTTTCTGCTCAGTGCTGGTGCTAAAGGCAAGCGCATGAGTTTACCAAATGCTCGCATCATGATTCACCAACCTTTGGGAGGCGCGCAAGGACAAGCAACCGATATTGAAATTCAAGCCAAGGAGATTTTGTACCACAAGCGTCGTCTTAATGAGTATTTGGCAGCGCACACAGGTCAACCAATGGAACGGATCGAGCTAGATACAGAACGGGACTTTTTTATGTCTCCAGACGAGGCTCAAAGCTACGGACTGATCGATCAGGTTATTAAGCGTACCTCAGTTAGTAATCGTCCTGTAGCAGTTGCGAACTAG
- a CDS encoding thioredoxin domain-containing protein codes for MTNRLAQAQSLYLRKHAENPIDWWNWCDEALEKAKAENKPIFLSIGYSSCHWCTVMEGEAFSDAAIAEYMNAHFVPIKVDREERPDLDSIYMQALQMMVGQGGWPLNIFIAPDDLVPFYGGTYFPVEPRYGRPGFLQILQAIRRYYDTEKQDLLARKAAILEAIQKSAVLPKTQESAEDLLRKGIETNTGVITPHDYGTQFPMIPYAELALRGTRFNYSGRYDIKQVCQERGLDLATGGIYDHVGGGFHRYTVDPTWTVPHFEKMLYDNGQIVEYLANLWSAGVQEPAIERAIALTVQWLKQEMTAPEGYFYAAQDADSFTHPNETEPEEGAFYVWSYSELQQILSPAELAELEQQFTVTPQGNFEGQNVLQRRHSDQLSESLEQALSKLFTVRYGAAPSLNVFPPARNNQEAKTQNWSGRIPIVTDTKMIVAWNSLMISGLARAYGVFKKSEYLEVALKAAHFILNHQHVNGRFHRLNYEGQTSTIAQSEDYALFIKALLDLHQVTQEEDEPTAWRFWLEKAIALQAEFDEYLWSLELGGYYNTASDASRDLIVRERSYADNATPAANGVAIANLVRLALLTEDLSYLDKAEQGLQAFSSIMDSAPQACPSLFSALDWYRNCTLIRSIPKQLESLLGEYLPTSVLTAVIDLPANALALVCQGLSCLPPTSSQTELLEQVWQSQVRGEG; via the coding sequence ATGACTAATCGCCTTGCCCAAGCTCAAAGCCTCTATTTACGTAAACACGCAGAAAATCCAATTGACTGGTGGAATTGGTGTGATGAAGCCTTGGAAAAGGCAAAAGCAGAAAATAAGCCTATTTTTCTTTCCATAGGCTATTCGAGTTGCCACTGGTGTACTGTCATGGAAGGGGAAGCCTTCTCAGATGCGGCGATCGCAGAGTATATGAATGCTCACTTTGTCCCCATAAAAGTAGATCGCGAAGAACGACCTGACCTGGATAGCATCTATATGCAAGCTTTACAAATGATGGTAGGTCAAGGGGGATGGCCATTAAATATTTTTATTGCTCCTGATGATTTAGTTCCGTTTTATGGGGGGACTTACTTTCCTGTAGAACCACGCTATGGGCGTCCAGGTTTTTTACAAATATTACAAGCAATTCGCCGTTACTACGACACCGAAAAACAAGACTTGCTCGCGCGTAAAGCTGCCATTTTGGAAGCAATTCAAAAAAGTGCAGTCTTACCTAAAACTCAAGAATCTGCTGAAGATCTCCTGCGCAAAGGAATAGAAACCAACACTGGCGTCATTACACCACATGATTATGGCACGCAATTTCCGATGATTCCCTATGCCGAGTTAGCGCTACGTGGTACTCGGTTTAATTATTCTGGGCGCTATGACATTAAACAAGTGTGTCAAGAGCGTGGCTTGGATTTAGCCACGGGCGGAATTTACGATCATGTTGGTGGTGGATTTCATCGTTACACCGTTGATCCGACGTGGACAGTGCCGCATTTTGAAAAAATGCTCTACGACAATGGTCAAATTGTGGAGTATCTCGCGAATTTATGGAGTGCTGGAGTCCAAGAACCAGCAATTGAGAGAGCGATCGCTCTAACAGTTCAATGGCTCAAGCAGGAAATGACAGCGCCTGAAGGTTACTTCTATGCAGCACAAGATGCAGATAGTTTCACGCACCCAAATGAAACTGAACCCGAAGAAGGAGCTTTCTATGTTTGGAGCTACAGTGAATTACAGCAGATCCTCTCGCCAGCAGAACTAGCGGAACTTGAGCAACAATTTACCGTAACCCCTCAAGGCAATTTTGAAGGGCAAAATGTCTTACAGCGGCGACACTCCGATCAGTTAAGTGAAAGCTTAGAACAGGCGTTATCAAAGCTCTTTACGGTACGCTACGGTGCAGCACCATCGTTAAACGTGTTCCCACCAGCGCGGAATAATCAAGAAGCAAAAACTCAAAACTGGTCTGGTCGTATTCCTATAGTGACAGACACAAAAATGATTGTTGCTTGGAATAGCTTAATGATTTCTGGGCTAGCAAGAGCTTATGGAGTCTTCAAAAAATCGGAGTATCTAGAGGTTGCGCTGAAAGCGGCTCACTTTATTTTGAATCATCAGCATGTGAATGGACGCTTTCACCGCCTGAATTACGAGGGTCAAACAAGTACGATCGCTCAATCTGAGGATTATGCTTTGTTTATTAAAGCTTTGCTAGATTTGCACCAAGTCACGCAGGAAGAAGACGAACCAACTGCTTGGCGATTCTGGTTAGAGAAGGCGATCGCACTGCAAGCCGAATTTGATGAGTATCTGTGGAGTTTAGAATTAGGGGGGTACTACAACACCGCGAGTGATGCCAGTCGCGATCTGATTGTCCGCGAACGGAGCTATGCTGATAACGCAACTCCAGCAGCTAACGGAGTAGCGATCGCCAACTTAGTGCGGTTAGCCTTATTAACCGAAGACCTGAGTTATCTTGATAAAGCTGAGCAAGGGTTGCAAGCTTTTAGTAGTATCATGGACTCTGCTCCTCAAGCCTGCCCAAGTTTATTTTCAGCTTTAGATTGGTATCGTAACTGTACTCTCATTCGCAGTATTCCAAAACAGTTAGAGAGTCTTCTGGGCGAGTATTTACCAACAAGTGTCCTTACCGCAGTAATAGATTTACCAGCCAATGCTTTGGCATTAGTCTGTCAAGGATTATCTTGTTTACCTCCCACCTCCAGTCAAACTGAACTATTAGAGCAAGTTTGGCAAAGTCAAGTTAGGGGTGAGGGGTGA
- a CDS encoding ribonuclease R family protein encodes MEFSIATLLANFHDDKLVAAKVLEKKLDCLEETSLTKLHITLEVLEKVGILIKERGKYRRIPEEGVIEAKLRCSSKGFCFAIQDEEGAEDIYIRESHLSTAWNGDRVLVRLTKEGSRRRSPEGEVRLILERANHSLLARLKQTEKGFRAVPLDDRLLFEIDLLPSDINLTEAIEHLIHVEILRYPLGQSPPLGRVVQVLGGSAEAAADIDLVCCKHDLPRGFSESLLAAAANLPSQITKTETKQRLDLRSLLTIAIVTQERADTACIENALTLEKTSEGRWRLGIHITDVAHYILPDSPLDKEALKRGSSVYLRDTVLPLFPEAVQERCSLVAGSDRLAMSVLLILDSNTGQIVEFELQPTVIAVDQQISEQQTQAIIKAQQAALNGQQEPTEQTSDELPTSIVELIHQLSAIFQAAQTQRHQRGSFELKLPQEDYPYYDEGTLGVVVADDAPVKSLLTELLLLGNQAIAQHLQTLAIPAIYRSQPAPDPEDVQEMIKLASNLGVELQPEQEDTISSADFQAFSEQFAQVPDSEQVLTYLLQATLKPSVYSVAPQPHFGLALPTYARGNSPLWRYADLLLQRVLHTLFDQGRDRRTTRAKERVNLRHSSAHGNVTWNVLPPDIEQELETDLARLVVQLNDREKEVQEAEEDLAGLQKAQLMKQRTGEVFQGLITGVQSYGFFVEITVPDANGKQLRVEGLVHVSSLKDDWYEYRARQQALFGRKSRTAYRLGDRVAVQVKHVDYYRQQIDLVTVNGDVEGDLLQDEGLLEDNDDDFNSDLEDINSDSDFYLDEE; translated from the coding sequence ATGGAATTTTCAATCGCTACACTACTTGCAAATTTTCATGATGATAAATTAGTCGCTGCCAAGGTACTAGAGAAAAAATTAGATTGTCTCGAAGAAACTAGCCTAACGAAGCTACACATTACCTTGGAAGTCCTCGAAAAAGTTGGCATCTTAATTAAGGAACGTGGTAAGTATCGGCGGATACCTGAAGAAGGAGTCATTGAAGCCAAACTTCGCTGTTCAAGTAAGGGATTTTGCTTTGCAATTCAAGACGAAGAGGGTGCAGAAGATATCTATATCCGTGAAAGCCATTTAAGTACAGCCTGGAATGGCGATCGCGTCTTAGTGCGACTCACAAAAGAAGGTAGCCGCCGTCGCAGTCCTGAAGGAGAAGTGCGCCTAATTCTAGAACGTGCGAACCACAGCTTACTTGCCCGACTGAAGCAAACTGAAAAAGGCTTTCGTGCAGTTCCTTTAGATGACCGATTATTGTTTGAAATTGACTTACTACCAAGCGATATCAACTTAACCGAAGCAATCGAACACTTGATTCATGTCGAAATCTTACGCTATCCGTTAGGACAGTCACCGCCGCTGGGTCGAGTGGTACAAGTTCTGGGCGGAAGTGCAGAAGCAGCTGCGGATATTGACTTAGTTTGCTGTAAGCACGATCTGCCACGCGGTTTTAGTGAAAGCTTACTGGCTGCAGCTGCCAACTTGCCAAGTCAAATCACCAAAACAGAAACTAAACAGCGACTCGACTTGCGATCACTCCTCACAATAGCGATCGTCACCCAGGAACGCGCCGATACTGCCTGCATTGAAAATGCTTTGACTTTAGAAAAAACTTCAGAGGGAAGATGGCGTTTGGGAATTCACATCACAGATGTTGCTCATTACATCTTGCCTGATTCACCTTTAGATAAAGAAGCGCTCAAACGAGGTAGCAGTGTTTACTTAAGAGACACAGTATTACCACTGTTCCCCGAAGCTGTTCAAGAACGCTGCTCGTTAGTAGCTGGTAGCGACAGATTAGCAATGTCTGTACTGCTTATTCTTGACTCTAACACTGGACAAATCGTCGAGTTTGAGCTTCAGCCTACAGTAATTGCGGTCGATCAACAGATTAGCGAACAACAAACACAAGCAATTATCAAAGCACAACAAGCAGCACTCAATGGTCAACAAGAACCTACTGAGCAAACTTCTGATGAGTTACCAACCTCCATTGTGGAACTGATTCATCAGCTATCTGCGATCTTCCAAGCAGCACAAACCCAAAGGCATCAACGCGGTAGCTTTGAACTAAAACTACCTCAAGAAGATTACCCTTACTACGATGAGGGAACATTGGGAGTTGTTGTAGCAGATGATGCACCAGTGAAATCGTTATTAACTGAATTGCTGCTATTAGGAAATCAGGCGATCGCACAACATCTACAAACCCTAGCAATTCCTGCGATCTACCGCAGCCAACCTGCTCCTGATCCTGAAGACGTGCAAGAGATGATCAAGTTGGCAAGTAATTTAGGTGTAGAGCTGCAACCTGAGCAAGAAGACACTATTTCATCGGCTGACTTTCAAGCGTTTAGCGAGCAATTTGCGCAAGTACCTGACTCTGAGCAAGTACTGACATATCTTTTACAAGCGACACTCAAGCCAAGCGTTTACAGCGTTGCCCCCCAACCACACTTCGGTTTAGCACTACCAACTTACGCTCGGGGAAATTCGCCTTTGTGGCGTTATGCTGATTTACTGCTGCAGCGCGTGTTACACACCTTGTTTGATCAAGGGCGCGATCGCCGAACAACAAGAGCCAAAGAGCGGGTAAACTTGCGACATAGTTCTGCTCACGGTAACGTCACCTGGAATGTCTTACCGCCAGATATTGAGCAAGAATTAGAAACGGATCTCGCTAGACTTGTCGTGCAGCTTAACGATCGCGAAAAGGAAGTCCAAGAAGCCGAAGAAGATCTCGCTGGGCTACAAAAAGCGCAATTAATGAAACAGCGGACTGGAGAAGTTTTTCAAGGGCTGATCACTGGAGTTCAATCCTACGGCTTTTTTGTAGAAATTACGGTTCCAGATGCTAATGGTAAGCAATTGCGCGTCGAAGGGTTAGTTCACGTTAGTTCGCTTAAAGATGATTGGTACGAGTATCGCGCCCGGCAACAAGCACTGTTTGGTCGTAAAAGCCGTACTGCTTACCGCTTAGGCGATCGCGTCGCTGTACAAGTGAAACATGTAGACTACTACCGTCAACAAATTGATTTAGTTACAGTCAATGGTGATGTTGAAGGCGATCTGCTTCAAGATGAGGGTTTGCTAGAAGATAACGACGACGATTTTAATTCTGATT